In a genomic window of Shouchella clausii:
- a CDS encoding methyl-accepting chemotaxis protein, which yields MIGKKTLNLKWKLFLAFGLFLLIPSLVIGLFSYSSTRGNVEETMLEQASHTTANVHASLQQFMELQTDSVHYAGRTINVKELSDEQLEQRLVDLTNINENILEVYLVGQTGEAVAYNSSTGFGAEEELQESSWFKQANARQVEVSISEPILTVEGEEEHVEVIMGTLTADSTNVLGIRISLKELTDQVNAAKIGSTGYMYLADQFGRIVTHPTKETGEFLPVNLMQQFEDESGQFQSEEDGVVRELNYNKISSTDWVLVGTMLPNEASQTVQPILQTMLIVIAATLVVGCVIIYFVVRSVVAPLSGLAKMANVIKSGNLGAKYDGKALANDEIGALAEAFDDMRNSLILTLSHIQDKATYLASSSEELQASTEQNMQATEQITLAVQEVSSGVDAQSSSMDQGRKATTSVSQGISDIVLSASSVQTAVDQAAAMVDSGQKGVERSVSQMNAIDAHVSELASTIESLEQQAKTIGQVIRLISDISEQTNLLALNASIEAARAGEHGRGFAVVADEVRKLAEQTNEAAQNVQEQIRGIQTGTMSAGKAMQAGKGEVAKGVEVIQDAGDSFTAIQSHMDEVREKINQVTNEAKQMSIQTEQFMLSYDNISQAAETTSAHVQNVSAATEEQLASMEEILSSTTNLSALAEELEEMIQRFKW from the coding sequence TTTATGGAGCTGCAAACAGATAGCGTCCATTACGCTGGTCGTACGATCAATGTAAAGGAACTCTCAGATGAACAGCTTGAGCAGCGCCTTGTTGATTTAACGAACATTAACGAGAATATTTTAGAAGTCTATTTAGTTGGACAGACAGGCGAAGCGGTGGCCTATAACAGCTCAACTGGATTTGGCGCAGAAGAAGAGCTCCAAGAATCGTCATGGTTTAAACAGGCGAATGCCAGGCAAGTCGAGGTGTCGATTAGCGAACCGATTTTGACAGTCGAAGGGGAAGAGGAGCACGTCGAAGTCATTATGGGTACGTTAACTGCTGACTCTACGAACGTCCTTGGCATTCGCATTAGCCTAAAAGAGCTGACAGACCAAGTCAATGCAGCAAAAATCGGCAGTACAGGCTATATGTATTTAGCCGACCAATTTGGGCGGATTGTCACACATCCGACTAAGGAAACAGGTGAATTTTTGCCGGTTAACTTAATGCAGCAATTTGAAGATGAAAGCGGACAATTCCAATCTGAGGAAGACGGCGTTGTGCGGGAGCTGAATTACAACAAAATTAGCTCAACCGACTGGGTGTTAGTTGGGACAATGTTGCCGAATGAGGCAAGCCAAACAGTTCAACCAATCTTGCAGACGATGCTAATTGTCATTGCAGCGACATTGGTGGTTGGGTGTGTCATCATTTACTTTGTCGTTCGGTCCGTCGTTGCGCCTCTTTCCGGATTGGCTAAAATGGCAAACGTGATTAAAAGCGGCAATTTAGGTGCGAAGTACGACGGAAAGGCACTTGCCAATGACGAAATTGGCGCCCTTGCTGAAGCGTTTGACGATATGCGGAATTCACTTATTCTGACATTAAGCCATATTCAAGATAAAGCTACTTATTTGGCTTCTTCCTCTGAAGAATTGCAAGCGAGCACTGAGCAAAATATGCAGGCAACTGAGCAAATCACACTCGCCGTCCAAGAGGTTTCTTCTGGGGTTGACGCCCAATCGTCCAGCATGGACCAGGGGCGGAAAGCAACCACGTCTGTGTCACAGGGCATTTCCGATATTGTCTTGTCTGCATCTAGCGTGCAAACAGCAGTTGACCAAGCAGCTGCAATGGTGGACAGTGGACAGAAAGGTGTGGAACGCAGCGTTTCGCAAATGAATGCCATTGATGCCCACGTGTCTGAACTTGCTAGCACAATTGAGTCGCTGGAACAGCAAGCGAAAACAATTGGCCAAGTGATTCGCTTAATTTCCGATATTTCCGAGCAAACGAACTTGCTCGCTTTAAACGCTTCGATTGAAGCAGCACGAGCTGGCGAGCATGGCCGCGGTTTCGCGGTCGTTGCCGATGAAGTCAGGAAGCTGGCAGAACAAACAAACGAAGCTGCCCAAAACGTGCAGGAGCAAATACGCGGCATTCAAACAGGGACGATGAGTGCTGGAAAAGCGATGCAAGCAGGCAAAGGCGAAGTGGCAAAAGGGGTCGAAGTCATTCAAGATGCAGGTGATTCCTTTACAGCTATCCAGTCACATATGGATGAAGTGCGCGAAAAAATCAATCAAGTCACAAATGAAGCGAAACAAATGTCTATTCAAACTGAACAGTTTATGCTTTCGTACGACAATATTTCCCAAGCGGCTGAAACGACGTCTGCTCATGTCCAAAACGTGTCAGCAGCAACTGAAGAGCAGCTTGCCTCAATGGAAGAAATTTTAAGTTCGACCACCAACCTGTCGGCGTTGGCTGAGGAACTGGAAGAAATGATTCAGCGATTTAAATGGTAA
- a CDS encoding GNAT family N-acetyltransferase yields the protein MTIHRLTDKDFEQAFQLSCYAFQVENPDDHRQRAQKAWDKSINIGATENGQLLSKLALLPLAVHIHGKTMPMGGLAGVASYPEQRRKGHVRQLLGHTLQMMRAEGHLLSYLAPFSVSFYRKFGWEILCENTTYTLNAKQLPKPLPIADGKLERVDPSDPRICAVYEKHLCHGMLVRDPQWWEHLQNGAYKAKKAVLYIDAAGEPSAYMIYTIQKRKFATEELIFGDQEGLTALFAFIGQHDSMADTAELTVPAAEGLSYFLPDAKTKAETIPYFMARIVDVAPFFQAYPFLANGQGDFVFRISDPVAEWNDQLFAFSVKNGKAQPTTVRGEEPVFETDIQTLTALMLGYKRPTFFKHAGFIRGDEKALQDFFRLIPGEQPALVDFF from the coding sequence ATGACGATTCATAGACTAACTGACAAAGATTTCGAGCAAGCTTTTCAGCTTAGCTGCTATGCTTTTCAAGTTGAGAACCCTGATGACCACCGCCAGCGTGCCCAAAAAGCATGGGACAAATCGATTAACATCGGCGCCACGGAGAACGGCCAGCTCCTCTCAAAACTAGCACTTTTGCCTTTAGCTGTCCACATCCACGGAAAAACGATGCCAATGGGCGGCCTTGCCGGCGTTGCTTCCTACCCTGAACAACGGCGCAAAGGCCATGTGCGCCAACTGCTTGGCCACACGTTGCAAATGATGCGCGCAGAAGGCCACTTATTGTCGTATTTAGCACCATTTTCGGTGAGCTTTTACCGCAAATTCGGCTGGGAAATTCTATGTGAGAACACAACGTATACACTTAATGCCAAGCAACTACCAAAGCCCTTGCCAATTGCTGACGGCAAGTTAGAACGGGTCGACCCATCTGATCCGAGAATCTGTGCCGTCTACGAGAAGCACCTCTGCCATGGGATGCTCGTCCGCGATCCACAATGGTGGGAGCATCTGCAAAACGGAGCGTATAAAGCAAAGAAAGCCGTTTTGTACATAGACGCGGCGGGAGAGCCGAGCGCCTATATGATCTATACAATTCAAAAACGGAAATTTGCAACAGAGGAATTGATCTTTGGCGACCAAGAAGGCTTAACCGCTTTGTTTGCCTTTATCGGCCAGCACGATTCCATGGCTGACACAGCTGAGTTAACGGTGCCAGCAGCAGAAGGCTTGTCGTATTTTCTGCCAGACGCAAAAACAAAAGCTGAGACGATTCCATACTTTATGGCCCGCATTGTTGATGTCGCTCCGTTTTTCCAAGCTTACCCGTTTCTTGCCAATGGGCAAGGCGACTTTGTGTTCCGTATCAGTGACCCAGTCGCAGAGTGGAACGATCAATTGTTTGCATTCTCGGTTAAAAATGGAAAAGCACAACCGACTACTGTTCGTGGCGAGGAGCCGGTGTTCGAAACGGACATTCAAACACTGACGGCGCTCATGCTTGGCTATAAACGCCCTACTTTCTTCAAGCATGCTGGCTTCATCCGCGGCGACGAAAAAGCACTACAAGATTTTTTCCGCCTTATTCCCGGTGAACAGCCAGCTCTTGTCGATTTCTTTTAA
- a CDS encoding dipeptidase: MASSVKERLRQDRAAHLEELSAFLKIPSISSISEHKDDIRAAAEWLKQAFLNAKMEKVEIIETKKHPIVYAEWLGAGPDAKTILIYGHYDVQPVDPLHLWETEPFEPTVRDGKLYARGASDDKGQVFMHLKAVQTMLEVEGTLPFNVKFLIEGEEEIGSPNLDEFVANDKERLAADVLLISDTTMLEPGKPAICSGLRGIAALEVRVKGAKSDLHSGLYGGAVQNALHALVQLLASMRDENGKITIDGFYEGIEIPSAEEMESIKSLGSGEEALKEELGVNELFGEKGYTARERTWIRPTLELNGVYGGFQGEGVKTVIPAEATAKITCRLVPGQDPIDILEKIEAHIQAHTPPGVTVATERHDTGKPFVAPVTDPVFAACARAYEEVYKTEVAYTRMGGSIPVVETFDSQLHIPIVLMGFGLPSENFHAPNEHFHLENFDKGMETIVAFWNQYANS; the protein is encoded by the coding sequence ATGGCAAGTTCAGTGAAGGAACGGCTGCGTCAAGACCGCGCCGCGCATTTAGAAGAATTGAGTGCATTTTTAAAAATTCCAAGCATTAGCTCCATTTCTGAGCATAAGGACGATATCCGTGCTGCAGCGGAATGGTTGAAGCAAGCGTTTCTTAACGCAAAAATGGAGAAAGTGGAAATCATTGAAACGAAAAAGCATCCAATCGTTTATGCAGAGTGGCTTGGCGCAGGGCCAGATGCAAAAACGATATTGATCTATGGCCATTACGATGTTCAGCCAGTCGACCCTTTGCATTTATGGGAAACGGAACCGTTTGAGCCGACTGTTCGCGACGGCAAGCTTTATGCCCGTGGGGCTAGTGATGACAAAGGCCAAGTGTTCATGCATTTGAAAGCGGTGCAAACGATGCTTGAAGTAGAAGGGACATTGCCGTTTAACGTCAAATTTTTAATTGAGGGTGAAGAGGAAATTGGCTCGCCTAATCTTGATGAGTTTGTGGCTAACGACAAAGAACGTTTAGCTGCCGATGTGTTGCTCATTTCTGATACGACGATGCTTGAACCGGGCAAACCGGCTATCTGTTCTGGACTGCGCGGCATTGCTGCGTTAGAAGTCCGCGTAAAAGGAGCAAAAAGCGATTTGCACTCTGGCCTGTATGGAGGCGCTGTACAAAATGCCTTGCATGCCCTTGTTCAATTGCTCGCTTCGATGCGCGATGAGAACGGCAAAATCACGATTGACGGCTTTTATGAAGGGATTGAAATCCCTTCTGCAGAAGAAATGGAAAGCATCAAGTCGTTAGGAAGCGGAGAAGAGGCGCTGAAAGAGGAGCTTGGTGTCAACGAACTGTTCGGAGAAAAAGGGTATACAGCCCGAGAGCGCACGTGGATTAGGCCGACGCTTGAATTAAACGGAGTGTATGGCGGTTTCCAAGGGGAAGGCGTTAAAACAGTCATCCCAGCGGAAGCAACCGCGAAAATCACATGCCGCTTAGTGCCAGGACAAGACCCAATTGACATATTGGAAAAAATCGAAGCCCATATTCAAGCACATACGCCGCCTGGAGTGACAGTGGCAACAGAACGTCATGATACAGGCAAGCCTTTTGTAGCTCCTGTGACAGATCCTGTATTTGCTGCATGTGCCCGCGCTTACGAGGAAGTCTATAAGACAGAAGTGGCGTATACGAGGATGGGTGGGTCCATTCCAGTAGTGGAGACATTTGATTCGCAACTTCATATTCCGATTGTCCTTATGGGATTCGGTTTGCCGAGCGAGAATTTCCATGCTCCAAATGAACATTTTCATCTCGAAAATTTTGACAAAGGGATGGAAACCATTGTCGCTTTTTGGAACCAATATGCAAATAGCTAA
- a CDS encoding Cof-type HAD-IIB family hydrolase produces the protein MDQQIGPHIQLIALDMDGTLLDDNHEISEGNREAIAEAQELGVHVVLATGRTLASCGKYATSLGLKSFLVTANGGEIYDCEGSVFNTSLVPPEAVDHIYELTEKHGVHVWGASRESIFRGKLPDDRHGHEWLKFGFDTEDDEVRKAIIAELQLRAITEITNSSPTNIEINALGINKAFALKKVCDDLGISLQNVMAVGDSLNDIAMITEAGLGIAMGNAQEAVKRKADWITATNTNDGVAAAIQRWVVLPQQKEKRKAEEKSGSH, from the coding sequence ATGGACCAACAAATAGGACCGCACATTCAGTTAATCGCCCTTGATATGGATGGGACACTGCTGGATGACAATCACGAAATTTCGGAAGGCAATCGTGAGGCGATTGCAGAAGCCCAGGAATTAGGTGTTCATGTTGTGTTGGCAACAGGCAGGACATTAGCAAGTTGCGGGAAGTATGCCACATCGCTTGGGTTGAAGTCTTTCTTAGTGACCGCTAATGGCGGTGAGATTTATGACTGTGAAGGGAGTGTTTTTAATACGAGTTTGGTGCCGCCAGAGGCGGTTGACCACATATACGAACTAACGGAGAAGCATGGCGTTCATGTATGGGGCGCTTCAAGGGAATCGATATTCCGCGGCAAGTTGCCCGATGACAGGCATGGCCACGAGTGGCTAAAGTTCGGGTTTGATACAGAAGATGATGAAGTGCGCAAAGCGATTATCGCTGAGCTCCAGCTGCGCGCCATTACAGAGATAACCAATTCAAGCCCAACCAATATCGAAATCAATGCCCTAGGCATTAACAAAGCGTTTGCGTTAAAGAAAGTATGCGACGACTTAGGCATTTCGTTGCAAAACGTCATGGCTGTTGGCGACAGTTTAAATGACATTGCTATGATTACCGAGGCAGGCCTTGGAATCGCCATGGGCAATGCCCAAGAGGCTGTAAAGAGGAAAGCTGATTGGATTACAGCAACAAACACCAATGATGGCGTTGCCGCTGCTATTCAGCGCTGGGTCGTATTGCCGCAACAGAAGGAAAAGCGGAAAGCAGAGGAGAAATCAGGTTCCCATTAA
- a CDS encoding metal ABC transporter solute-binding protein, Zn/Mn family, producing the protein MSLKKNIWGISSISAAVVLLAATGCSNGAGGEVEPSEDDPIQVVATIAQIGEPLERIGGDFVEVKTIMGPGVDPHLYEASQSDLQTIGNADVIFYNGLHLEAQMSDVFANVDVPALAIGEEVAESELLDDEEDASATDPHIWFDVNMWQQAIDAAVEQLKEIAPSEADYFEQNKQDYFAELDELYTFSVEKLGEIPEEQRILVTAHDAFQYFGRMNNIEVVGLQGLSTEDEVGISDIQSTIDTIVEKQVPAVFVESSVNDSSIQAVIEGAGEAGVDIELGGTLYSDAMGEAGTEEGTYIGMYRHNVETIYDALMNGGGQD; encoded by the coding sequence ATGTCATTGAAAAAGAACATATGGGGTATAAGTTCAATAAGTGCAGCGGTTGTTTTACTTGCTGCAACAGGGTGTTCAAATGGAGCAGGAGGAGAAGTCGAGCCAAGTGAGGACGACCCCATTCAAGTCGTCGCCACGATTGCCCAAATTGGCGAGCCATTAGAAAGAATTGGCGGCGATTTTGTGGAAGTAAAAACGATTATGGGGCCTGGGGTAGACCCCCATTTATATGAGGCATCGCAAAGTGATTTGCAAACGATTGGTAATGCGGATGTCATTTTCTATAATGGCCTTCATTTAGAAGCACAAATGTCTGACGTATTTGCCAATGTGGATGTACCTGCACTGGCGATTGGCGAAGAAGTGGCGGAAAGTGAATTGCTAGATGATGAAGAGGACGCTTCGGCGACAGACCCGCATATTTGGTTTGACGTAAACATGTGGCAACAGGCGATTGACGCCGCCGTTGAACAATTAAAGGAAATAGCGCCAAGCGAAGCCGATTATTTTGAACAAAACAAGCAAGATTATTTTGCAGAGTTAGATGAGCTATATACATTTTCGGTCGAGAAGTTAGGCGAAATTCCTGAAGAGCAGCGGATTTTAGTAACAGCCCATGACGCGTTCCAATATTTTGGGCGTATGAATAACATAGAAGTGGTCGGCTTGCAAGGTTTAAGCACAGAAGACGAGGTTGGCATTTCTGATATTCAATCAACGATTGATACAATTGTTGAAAAGCAAGTGCCTGCTGTATTTGTAGAAAGCAGTGTCAATGATTCTTCGATACAGGCTGTGATTGAAGGCGCTGGAGAAGCTGGCGTTGATATTGAATTAGGGGGCACGCTTTATTCTGACGCAATGGGAGAAGCAGGGACAGAGGAAGGCACATATATTGGGATGTACCGACACAATGTCGAAACCATTTATGATGCGCTTATGAATGGAGGCGGCCAAGACTAA
- a CDS encoding metal ABC transporter ATP-binding protein gives MNVIEVRQLSAAYRKNTVLQNVSFEIAPGTLTGIVGPNGAGKSTLIKTVLQLHPYLSGDVTFFGEPLKKVKTRIGYVPQRGSVDWDFPTNALDVVLMGLYGRIGWLKWPQKKHREQAMQALEKVGMTEYANRQISQLSGGQQQRVFLARALVQEADLYFMDEPLAGVDAATERAIMAILKELRKEGKTVLVVHHDLQTVADYFDHVLFLNKTVIAHGPTEEVYTAANIEKTYGGAIHFMKGDGRNVSAIIH, from the coding sequence ATGAATGTAATTGAAGTCCGGCAGCTTAGCGCTGCTTACCGAAAAAACACGGTGTTGCAAAATGTCTCATTTGAAATCGCCCCAGGTACATTGACGGGCATTGTGGGGCCAAACGGAGCAGGAAAGTCGACGTTAATCAAAACGGTGCTCCAATTGCACCCTTACTTGTCAGGAGACGTAACTTTTTTCGGCGAACCCCTTAAAAAAGTAAAAACGCGGATTGGTTACGTTCCACAGCGAGGCTCAGTTGATTGGGATTTTCCGACAAACGCTCTAGATGTTGTGCTGATGGGTCTGTATGGCCGGATTGGCTGGCTGAAATGGCCGCAAAAAAAACATCGGGAACAAGCAATGCAAGCACTTGAAAAAGTCGGGATGACTGAGTACGCAAATCGGCAAATTAGCCAGCTATCTGGCGGGCAGCAGCAACGTGTGTTTTTAGCGCGTGCCCTCGTACAAGAGGCTGATCTCTATTTTATGGATGAGCCACTTGCTGGAGTTGATGCTGCTACAGAACGAGCAATTATGGCGATATTAAAAGAGTTGCGTAAAGAAGGAAAAACGGTTCTTGTCGTTCACCATGATTTACAGACAGTGGCTGATTATTTTGACCACGTGCTTTTTCTAAACAAGACGGTTATTGCCCATGGGCCGACGGAAGAAGTGTATACCGCTGCTAATATTGAAAAAACATACGGCGGCGCGATCCACTTCATGAAAGGGGATGGGCGCAATGTCAGTGCTATCATCCATTAA
- a CDS encoding metal ABC transporter permease → MSVLSSINFQWVLVSAILLGVASGMFGTLAYWKKQSLMSDALSHAALPGVVIAFMIIQEKQLLFLIVGAALSALLGAWLIYAIRSATRIKEDAAMGIILSVFFGGGIVLLTIVNRTAGGNQSGLDTFIFGQAASMVRQDVYTMAALAAAVILLIVIAFKEWKLYLFDADFAKGLGLPVPVMNGLYVFGLVTTIVIGIQAVGVILMAALLIIPAVSARYWTHSFKGMMVLSAVFGGFSGAFGTFISAQGAGWPTGPFIVLSATAFFLVSLVFGKEKGLLTERIEFKKQQRDARAQHDEEAKRIAAEGGGQP, encoded by the coding sequence ATGTCAGTGCTATCATCCATTAACTTTCAATGGGTCCTCGTTAGTGCGATTTTGCTCGGTGTCGCATCAGGCATGTTCGGCACGCTAGCTTACTGGAAAAAGCAAAGCTTAATGAGCGATGCTTTGTCTCACGCAGCATTGCCAGGCGTTGTCATTGCCTTTATGATCATTCAAGAGAAACAGTTGCTGTTTTTGATTGTCGGCGCCGCTTTAAGTGCCTTACTAGGCGCTTGGCTCATTTATGCGATCCGGTCTGCGACACGTATAAAGGAAGATGCGGCAATGGGCATTATTTTGTCCGTCTTTTTTGGCGGCGGGATTGTGTTGTTAACGATTGTTAACCGCACTGCTGGCGGCAACCAAAGCGGACTTGATACATTTATTTTTGGCCAGGCGGCGAGCATGGTGCGCCAAGACGTGTACACAATGGCGGCGCTGGCGGCAGCGGTTATTTTGCTAATTGTGATTGCCTTTAAAGAGTGGAAACTCTATTTGTTTGATGCTGATTTTGCCAAAGGGCTGGGGCTGCCAGTACCTGTTATGAATGGGCTCTACGTGTTTGGACTCGTTACGACGATTGTAATCGGCATACAAGCCGTCGGAGTGATTTTAATGGCTGCTCTTTTAATCATCCCTGCTGTTAGCGCCCGTTATTGGACCCATTCCTTTAAGGGGATGATGGTCCTCTCTGCTGTTTTTGGCGGTTTTTCTGGCGCATTTGGCACGTTTATTAGCGCTCAAGGAGCGGGCTGGCCTACTGGCCCGTTCATTGTTCTTTCGGCAACAGCCTTTTTCCTCGTTTCCCTTGTATTTGGAAAAGAAAAAGGTTTGCTTACTGAACGAATCGAATTCAAAAAGCAGCAACGGGATGCGCGGGCCCAACATGATGAGGAAGCAAAGCGGATTGCAGCAGAAGGGGGCGGGCAGCCATGA
- a CDS encoding metal ABC transporter permease: MSYEGWILITGALVGITCGIVGAYLILRRMAMMADAISHTVLLGIVIAFLITQSLEGVHMLIGAIGAGILTTFLVQWFHSKGVEHDASIGVVFTSLFALGVILISTAVGNVHLDIKHALMGEIAFIPWNRLTLFGFEIPVATATLLLVLAIVLFFVLAFYKEWKITSFDPALAVSLGFPVMLLHYLFMTLVSITTVASFDAVGAIMVVAMLITPAASAYLWTNRLSIMLVLSAAFGALSAILGYYVAVWLDSSISGSMALMTGAVFLVSFICSPSHGLVSRWVRPEETTRAQ; the protein is encoded by the coding sequence ATTTCGTATGAAGGGTGGATTCTAATAACCGGAGCCCTCGTTGGCATTACATGCGGCATCGTCGGCGCCTATTTAATTTTGCGGCGGATGGCGATGATGGCCGACGCCATCAGTCATACCGTTTTGCTTGGCATTGTCATCGCATTTCTCATTACCCAAAGCTTAGAAGGCGTTCATATGCTCATTGGCGCGATTGGCGCAGGGATATTGACCACATTTCTTGTTCAATGGTTCCATTCCAAAGGGGTCGAACATGACGCTTCAATTGGCGTTGTGTTTACGTCGCTATTCGCTCTAGGGGTCATTTTAATATCAACGGCTGTAGGCAATGTCCACCTTGATATTAAGCATGCCTTAATGGGAGAGATTGCTTTTATTCCTTGGAATCGATTGACGCTCTTTGGCTTTGAGATTCCTGTGGCTACAGCCACGTTGCTGCTTGTGTTGGCGATCGTTTTGTTTTTTGTGCTCGCTTTCTACAAAGAATGGAAAATCACCTCTTTTGATCCAGCATTGGCCGTAAGCCTCGGTTTTCCTGTGATGTTGCTTCACTATCTATTTATGACGCTTGTCTCAATTACGACAGTCGCTTCGTTTGATGCCGTTGGGGCGATTATGGTTGTGGCTATGCTCATTACACCGGCTGCTTCTGCCTACTTATGGACCAACCGCTTATCGATCATGCTCGTTTTAAGTGCTGCCTTTGGTGCGTTGTCGGCTATTCTCGGCTATTATGTCGCTGTCTGGCTAGATAGTTCGATTTCAGGTTCGATGGCGTTAATGACCGGCGCTGTGTTTCTTGTTAGTTTTATTTGTTCCCCATCGCATGGGCTTGTCTCAAGATGGGTACGGCCTGAGGAGACAACGAGAGCACAATAA
- a CDS encoding YpiB family protein — MSDQLKKQFLEWFLNKHHLKHRDARDLLLHIKSTPHLLQHLYFTEKRRPRARTLIVASTQSDEPGFVYYYGAKKTESVAKAWDDIVTNPSAPFYLIVHFYGRNLNHLYRQLLDTPLSRPYKTYKQFQMYEQETKQFLDYVSEANQINRLRAAIDKALDERNHEEFARLTRKLRQLQENHQRPS; from the coding sequence TTGAGCGATCAACTGAAAAAACAATTTTTAGAATGGTTTCTGAACAAACACCATTTGAAGCATCGCGATGCACGAGATTTGCTTCTCCACATCAAATCAACACCTCACTTGCTTCAACATTTGTATTTTACCGAAAAACGACGTCCTCGGGCCCGTACGCTCATCGTTGCCAGCACTCAATCGGATGAGCCTGGATTTGTGTACTACTATGGAGCAAAAAAGACAGAAAGTGTCGCAAAAGCGTGGGACGACATCGTCACAAACCCATCTGCTCCCTTTTATTTAATTGTCCATTTTTATGGGCGGAATTTAAACCACCTTTATCGACAGTTGCTTGATACACCCCTATCCCGCCCTTACAAAACATATAAACAATTTCAAATGTATGAGCAGGAAACGAAACAGTTTCTCGACTACGTATCAGAGGCTAATCAAATCAATCGCCTTCGGGCTGCCATCGATAAAGCACTCGATGAACGCAATCATGAAGAGTTTGCCCGATTGACGCGGAAACTCCGGCAACTGCAAGAAAACCACCAACGCCCCTCGTAA
- a CDS encoding general stress protein, whose translation MKPVYKEFFNDEEVVQAVNALKAKNVSEDDIYVITHDDDRTERVADNADANKISAAETGLGTALKNTFRKKGDELRAKFEEIGFTADEAEQLEERLDQGKVIVAVTNQDAQFTF comes from the coding sequence ATGAAACCTGTTTATAAAGAATTTTTTAATGATGAAGAAGTTGTCCAAGCAGTCAATGCCCTGAAAGCAAAGAACGTATCCGAAGACGACATTTATGTCATCACTCACGACGACGACCGGACAGAGCGTGTGGCCGATAATGCCGACGCTAACAAAATCAGTGCAGCTGAGACCGGGTTAGGCACTGCACTTAAAAATACGTTCCGGAAAAAGGGCGATGAGCTTCGGGCCAAATTTGAAGAAATTGGCTTTACTGCAGATGAAGCTGAACAATTGGAAGAGCGTCTTGACCAAGGCAAAGTGATTGTCGCTGTAACGAATCAAGACGCCCAGTTTACCTTTTAA
- a CDS encoding DUF3817 domain-containing protein, translated as MFKWISYIEGISLLLLLFVAMPLKYFAGIPEAVSIVGMAHGVLFIVYMLFVASYFFSRAWSFKTALLASIASVIPFGPFVFDSRILKQQRPPAL; from the coding sequence ATGTTCAAATGGATTAGTTATATAGAAGGCATCTCGTTGCTGCTATTGCTGTTTGTAGCAATGCCACTAAAATATTTTGCGGGTATTCCTGAAGCGGTAAGCATTGTCGGGATGGCACATGGCGTTTTGTTTATTGTTTATATGCTGTTTGTCGCTTCCTATTTTTTCAGCCGCGCTTGGTCATTTAAAACTGCGCTGTTGGCAAGCATCGCCTCCGTTATTCCATTCGGCCCGTTTGTGTTTGATAGCCGAATTTTAAAACAACAGCGTCCTCCAGCTTTATAG